A window of Clostridium sp. 'White wine YQ' contains these coding sequences:
- the murJ gene encoding murein biosynthesis integral membrane protein MurJ, with protein MNSRKILKSTFIIMAVSILSRGIGFIRDMLIASSFGTGLYADAYSVAVTIPESLFMIIGLAISTSFLPVLSEQLIKNGKSKMHEFANKVITLLVVISIGVFLVSFIFARQIVPFFASGYSGEKLELTIFLTRITMLNLLFLAVNACFSSILQVNEDFIVPSILGLFFNAPMIIYLVFFNGYSIIGLTIANVIGNIARVLVQIPSLIKHGYIYKPDFKFKDERIKKVLLLIAPVIIGAGANSINMMVDIKIAGYLEEGSVAALNYSQKLIVFLNTIITSSILTVTFPLMANSKNSEDKEGFIQYVKKTIIYTMLLLIPIAIAAIIYNQDIIKMIYMRNEFTLHSVDLTRLAFLGYLIGLAFYGIRDILNSTLFSMGRTKDTTINGVIGVIANILFNIVLSKIFGIIGISIATSSALIITSVLLLSNINRVVSNFNMLELIIKLFKILFASIVMGAILMFINNTFNVVLNIKTVIPITLIGMLIYYVFSMILRINEINEISILFLKKIRRK; from the coding sequence ATGAATAGCAGAAAAATATTGAAGTCTACTTTTATCATTATGGCAGTTTCTATACTAAGTAGGGGAATAGGCTTTATAAGGGATATGTTAATTGCAAGTAGCTTCGGTACTGGTTTATATGCCGATGCATATTCAGTTGCAGTTACTATTCCTGAAAGCTTATTTATGATAATAGGACTTGCTATTTCAACATCTTTTTTACCAGTTTTAAGTGAACAATTAATTAAAAATGGTAAAAGTAAAATGCATGAATTTGCTAACAAAGTAATAACATTGTTAGTAGTTATTTCAATCGGAGTATTTCTTGTTTCTTTTATTTTTGCAAGGCAAATCGTTCCTTTTTTTGCTTCAGGATATAGTGGTGAAAAATTAGAACTAACTATTTTTCTTACAAGAATTACAATGCTAAATTTACTATTTTTAGCTGTAAATGCTTGTTTTAGTTCTATACTTCAAGTAAATGAAGATTTTATAGTCCCATCGATTCTAGGGTTGTTTTTCAATGCTCCAATGATTATATATTTGGTGTTTTTTAATGGATACAGCATTATAGGGTTAACAATAGCAAATGTTATAGGAAATATTGCAAGGGTACTAGTACAGATTCCATCTCTAATAAAACATGGATATATTTATAAACCAGATTTTAAATTTAAGGATGAACGAATCAAAAAGGTACTATTGTTAATAGCACCAGTTATAATAGGAGCAGGTGCAAATTCAATAAATATGATGGTTGATATTAAAATTGCAGGATATTTAGAAGAAGGAAGTGTAGCAGCTCTTAATTATTCACAAAAATTAATAGTTTTTCTAAACACTATAATTACATCTTCTATTCTTACAGTAACATTTCCTCTAATGGCAAATAGTAAAAATTCTGAAGATAAAGAGGGATTTATACAGTATGTTAAAAAAACCATTATATATACAATGCTATTATTGATTCCAATTGCTATAGCAGCAATTATATATAATCAAGACATTATAAAGATGATATATATGAGGAATGAATTTACTTTACATTCAGTAGATTTAACAAGGTTAGCATTTTTAGGATATTTAATAGGGCTTGCATTTTATGGAATTAGGGATATCTTAAATTCAACATTGTTTTCAATGGGAAGAACAAAAGATACTACAATTAATGGAGTAATAGGAGTAATCGCTAATATTTTATTTAATATTGTACTTTCTAAGATATTTGGAATTATAGGTATTTCAATTGCAACATCTAGTGCACTTATAATTACTTCAGTATTATTACTATCAAATATAAATAGGGTAGTAAGTAATTTTAATATGTTAGAACTTATAATAAAATTGTTTAAGATTCTTTTTGCATCTATTGTAATGGGAGCTATTCTAATGTTTATTAATAATACCTTTAATGTTGTTTTAAATATTAAAACAGTAATTCCTATAACATTAATTGGAATGTTAATATATTACGTATTCAGCATGATATTAAGAATAAATGAAATTAACGAAATAAGCATATTGTTTTTGAAGAAGATTAGGAGGAAATAA
- a CDS encoding tetratricopeptide repeat protein, with protein sequence MNYNIYFKEKLSKLLFLEINKNGFLNALEISNVKLKSEELYLPISPDYLAKNIERENKIKNLPIYEFVEGMSFALGSDKNLKYNDDYKVLLLNIKDSIKFIKSRVAEKVKENKLDDAYIMLRGLSHVDYSDEVFTKLLSLGESIRETDKEFATIFKEDIDRYREINSTNPMPYLYDALIFRDDSKYNEAYKAFKEYFKLGGEKNDVIIEIYQNIEDIINFEEGKGLIENKPEEAIKKLIPLIDRFGDDATLFYYIALCYRKVNNFEKAIYYLNESLALDSAIVETVNEMGINLASIGDYDNAIKYFRKAFEATRDVEICTNLIMSYINSGDLKQAKLHLEIAEKINKDDEIVKQLKDYINNLPNK encoded by the coding sequence TTGAATTACAATATTTATTTTAAGGAAAAACTATCAAAATTACTATTTTTAGAAATTAATAAAAATGGATTTTTAAATGCATTAGAAATATCTAATGTGAAATTAAAAAGTGAGGAATTATATTTACCTATAAGTCCGGATTATCTTGCAAAAAATATTGAGCGAGAGAACAAAATAAAAAATTTGCCTATATATGAGTTTGTTGAAGGAATGAGTTTTGCATTAGGTTCTGACAAAAACTTGAAGTATAATGATGATTATAAAGTCTTACTATTAAATATTAAAGATTCAATTAAATTCATTAAAAGTAGAGTTGCAGAAAAAGTTAAAGAAAACAAATTAGATGATGCTTACATAATGTTAAGAGGTTTATCTCACGTTGATTACTCAGATGAGGTATTCACAAAACTATTATCACTAGGAGAGTCAATTAGGGAAACTGATAAAGAATTTGCAACAATATTTAAGGAAGATATTGATAGATATAGAGAAATAAACAGCACAAATCCAATGCCATATTTATATGATGCTTTAATATTTAGAGATGACTCAAAATATAATGAAGCTTATAAAGCATTCAAGGAGTATTTTAAACTAGGTGGAGAAAAAAATGATGTAATCATTGAAATATATCAAAACATCGAAGATATTATTAATTTTGAAGAAGGAAAAGGTTTAATAGAAAATAAACCAGAAGAAGCAATTAAAAAACTTATACCTCTAATTGATAGATTTGGTGATGATGCAACTTTATTTTATTATATTGCTTTATGTTATAGAAAAGTTAATAATTTTGAAAAAGCAATTTATTATCTAAATGAAAGCTTAGCATTAGATAGTGCCATTGTTGAAACTGTAAATGAAATGGGTATTAACTTAGCCTCAATTGGAGATTATGATAATGCAATTAAATATTTCAGGAAAGCATTTGAAGCAACAAGAGATGTAGAGATTTGTACAAATTTAATAATGTCTTATATTAATTCAGGTGATTTAAAACAAGCAAAGCTACATTTGGAAATAGCAGAAAAGATAAATAAAGATGATGAGATAGTAAAGCAGTTAAAAGATTATATTAATAATTTACCTAATAAATAG
- a CDS encoding DUF523 domain-containing protein, giving the protein MIIVSACLLGVNCKYSGQNNEVKDILKFIDKEEIVLVCPEQLGGLTTPRPPAEIDESGTVITKNGTDVTKEFIKGAEETLKIAKIYNVNSAILKKNSPSCGFGEIYNGTFQGVKKCGNGITAELLNKNNIKIYNEENFKEMFSEPLE; this is encoded by the coding sequence GTGATAATAGTTAGTGCATGCTTACTAGGAGTAAATTGTAAGTATAGCGGACAAAATAATGAAGTGAAAGATATTTTGAAATTTATAGACAAAGAAGAAATTGTCTTGGTTTGTCCAGAACAATTAGGGGGACTCACAACTCCAAGACCTCCTGCAGAAATTGATGAGTCAGGTACTGTAATAACTAAAAATGGTACTGATGTTACTAAAGAGTTTATTAAAGGGGCAGAGGAGACATTAAAAATTGCTAAGATATATAATGTTAATTCAGCTATTTTAAAGAAAAATTCCCCATCCTGTGGCTTTGGTGAAATATATAATGGGACTTTTCAAGGGGTAAAAAAGTGTGGCAACGGAATAACTGCAGAATTATTAAATAAAAATAATATCAAAATATATAATGAAGAGAACTTTAAAGAAATGTTTTCTGAGCCATTAGAATAA
- a CDS encoding endonuclease MutS2, which yields MKERSLRVLEFNKIKDKIKEYAITEASRELIDELKPYENIYEVREHIQETKEAVHLLITKGNPPFEGFYDVRDGVSRAAKGATLNPSQLLRIGNVLKSSRNFLEYIKRKEGEEQHKILEEICENIRPLKNIEDQIFNAIVSEDEVADKASATLYNIRRSLKEKNASIREKVNSLIRENSKYLQDNLYSMRGDRYVIPVKAEYKGQVNGLVHDQSSSGATLFIEPMSLVNLNNEIKELMLKEKAEIERILSALSSMIYNNKVEVKRNLDILIELDFIFAKAKYGSSIRAISPEVREDGAFHIIQGRHPLIDERRVVPSTSYLGSDFTSLIITGPNTGGKTVTLKTIGLIHIMGMSGLLIPAEENSVISFYKNIYADIGDEQSIEQSLSTFSSHMKNIVEIIDEASSDALVLFDELGAGTDPTEGAALAISILECLRERNCKIVATTHYSELKAYALKTVGVENASVEFDVETLKPTYKLLIGIPGKSNAFEISRKLGLDENIIHSAKELISSESLEFEDLIQNLQEKSIKAESEAIKANALRVEAEKLRDKYNSKLESLDKMRENAFVEARREAKQLLRDAKEQADEILKNMRELEKLGGSSDVRRKLEEQRGKLRNQLDNTEEKATPLAKSNGKEIKEVKLGMEAFLPSLNQKVIIISKPDNKGEVKVEAGIMKINVKLKDLVATGDVKEEKKKSKREVSLNLKSVSSSVDLRGMDSEEACYTADKYLDEAYLAGLGEVSLIHGKGTGVLRKSINDMLRHHPHVKEYRLGEYGEGGSGVTVVKLS from the coding sequence ATGAAAGAGAGATCTTTAAGAGTACTAGAGTTTAATAAGATAAAAGATAAAATAAAAGAATATGCAATAACTGAAGCTTCAAGAGAACTAATTGATGAGCTTAAACCGTATGAAAATATATATGAAGTGCGTGAGCACATTCAAGAAACAAAGGAAGCCGTTCATTTACTTATAACAAAAGGGAATCCTCCTTTTGAAGGATTTTATGATGTCAGAGATGGGGTATCAAGAGCAGCTAAGGGAGCTACATTAAATCCATCTCAATTATTAAGAATAGGAAATGTACTTAAATCTTCTAGAAACTTTTTAGAATATATAAAAAGGAAAGAGGGGGAAGAGCAGCATAAAATCCTTGAAGAAATATGTGAAAATATAAGACCATTAAAAAATATAGAAGATCAAATATTCAATGCGATTGTTTCTGAAGATGAGGTTGCAGATAAAGCAAGTGCCACATTATATAACATTAGAAGATCCTTAAAGGAGAAGAATGCATCTATTAGAGAAAAAGTAAATTCTTTAATAAGAGAAAATTCCAAGTATCTTCAAGATAATCTATATAGTATGAGAGGCGATAGATATGTAATTCCAGTAAAGGCTGAATATAAAGGGCAGGTTAATGGATTAGTACATGATCAAAGTTCTTCAGGTGCTACATTATTTATTGAGCCTATGAGCTTGGTAAATTTAAATAACGAGATTAAGGAGCTAATGTTAAAGGAAAAGGCTGAAATTGAAAGAATTTTATCGGCTCTTTCAAGTATGATATATAACAACAAGGTAGAAGTAAAAAGAAACTTAGATATTTTAATAGAGTTAGATTTTATATTTGCAAAAGCTAAATATGGAAGTTCTATTAGAGCTATTTCTCCTGAGGTTAGAGAAGATGGAGCTTTTCACATAATACAAGGAAGACATCCGCTTATTGATGAGAGAAGGGTTGTTCCTTCTACATCCTATTTAGGTAGTGACTTTACATCACTTATAATAACAGGACCTAATACAGGTGGTAAGACAGTTACACTAAAGACTATTGGATTAATTCATATAATGGGTATGAGTGGATTACTTATACCGGCGGAAGAAAATTCAGTTATAAGCTTTTATAAAAATATATATGCGGATATAGGAGATGAACAAAGTATAGAACAAAGCTTATCAACATTTTCATCTCATATGAAAAACATAGTAGAAATAATTGATGAAGCTTCAAGTGATGCATTAGTATTATTTGATGAACTTGGAGCAGGAACTGACCCTACGGAAGGAGCAGCACTTGCTATATCGATTCTTGAGTGTTTAAGAGAAAGAAATTGTAAAATAGTTGCCACAACTCACTATAGTGAACTTAAGGCCTATGCACTTAAAACGGTTGGTGTAGAAAATGCGTCAGTGGAATTTGATGTAGAGACATTAAAGCCAACGTATAAATTGCTAATTGGTATACCAGGGAAATCAAATGCTTTTGAAATCTCTAGAAAGTTAGGTTTAGATGAGAATATAATTCATAGTGCTAAAGAATTAATATCCTCAGAATCGTTGGAATTCGAAGATTTAATTCAAAATTTACAAGAAAAAAGTATAAAAGCTGAATCTGAAGCAATAAAAGCTAATGCATTAAGAGTTGAAGCAGAAAAATTAAGAGATAAATATAATAGTAAATTAGAATCGTTAGATAAAATGAGGGAAAATGCTTTTGTAGAAGCTAGGAGAGAAGCAAAACAGCTTTTAAGAGATGCAAAAGAACAGGCTGATGAAATCCTAAAAAATATGAGAGAATTAGAAAAGTTAGGTGGATCATCTGATGTAAGGAGAAAGCTTGAAGAACAAAGAGGAAAATTAAGAAATCAACTTGATAATACTGAGGAAAAAGCAACACCGCTAGCTAAAAGTAATGGTAAAGAAATTAAAGAAGTTAAGCTTGGAATGGAAGCATTTTTACCTTCTTTAAATCAAAAAGTAATAATTATATCAAAGCCTGATAACAAAGGTGAAGTAAAAGTTGAAGCAGGTATAATGAAGATAAATGTAAAACTTAAGGATTTAGTTGCAACTGGAGATGTAAAAGAAGAAAAGAAAAAATCCAAGAGGGAAGTGAGCTTAAACTTAAAATCAGTAAGCTCATCTGTAGATTTAAGAGGAATGGATTCAGAAGAAGCTTGTTATACGGCTGATAAATATTTAGATGAGGCTTATTTAGCTGGCCTGGGAGAAGTTTCGTTAATTCATGGTAAAGGAACTGGAGTACTAAGGAAATCAATAAATGATATGCTAAGACACCATCCTCACGTAAAAGAATATAGATTAGGAGAATATGGTGAAGGTGGAAGTGGTGTAACGGTAGTTAAACTTAGCTAA
- a CDS encoding aminotransferase class I/II-fold pyridoxal phosphate-dependent enzyme — translation MYRLNQDETPLFNALMEYVNNDTIPFHVPGHKKGVGIEDSFKEFIGENAFKIDVTVFKQVDSLHHPTGAIKKAQELAADAYGSEATFFSIHGTSGAIQAMILSVVGDGDKILIPRNVHKSVTSGIILSGATPIFMTPELDRKLGVAHGVTPETVEASLKEHPDAKAVLIINPTYYGVSTDIKKICEIVHSHGIPLIVDEAHGPHLKFNEKLPMSALEAGADICAQSTHKIIGALTQGSLLHVNSKYVSPKRVHQVLNLLHTTSPSYILMASLDCSRKQIALEGKELLDKTIELANYTRNEVNKIQGLYCFGSEILGNPGIFALDPTKLTINCRELGITGYELDRILATKYHIQVELSDLYNVLAVGSFGDTKENLDALISALREISHEHIEKNNIKPDFLDIPEIPEMKVNPRVAFNANKKSLLMENSIGEISGEFLMAYPPGIPVLCPGEIITPEIVNYVKDLKRAGLYVQGTEDPNVEYINVLID, via the coding sequence ATGTACAGATTAAATCAAGATGAAACCCCACTATTTAATGCCTTAATGGAATATGTAAATAATGATACCATTCCATTTCATGTACCAGGCCATAAAAAAGGTGTTGGTATTGAAGATAGTTTTAAAGAATTTATAGGAGAAAATGCTTTTAAGATAGATGTTACGGTATTTAAACAAGTAGATTCCTTACATCATCCAACTGGTGCTATAAAAAAAGCTCAAGAATTAGCAGCTGATGCTTATGGTTCAGAAGCGACATTTTTTTCTATTCATGGAACTTCTGGCGCTATACAAGCAATGATTTTATCAGTAGTTGGAGATGGGGATAAAATACTTATACCTAGAAATGTTCATAAATCAGTTACTTCAGGAATAATTTTAAGTGGTGCAACACCAATTTTTATGACTCCTGAGCTTGATAGAAAACTAGGTGTTGCTCACGGAGTTACCCCAGAAACTGTTGAAGCTTCATTAAAGGAACATCCTGATGCTAAAGCAGTTCTTATAATTAATCCAACTTACTATGGTGTATCTACTGATATAAAGAAAATATGTGAAATAGTACATAGTCATGGGATACCACTAATAGTTGATGAAGCACATGGACCACATTTAAAATTTAATGAAAAACTACCAATGTCTGCTCTTGAAGCTGGTGCAGATATCTGTGCTCAAAGTACACACAAAATAATTGGTGCACTTACTCAAGGTTCATTACTGCATGTTAACAGTAAATATGTAAGCCCTAAAAGAGTACATCAAGTATTAAATTTACTTCACACTACTTCCCCATCATATATTTTGATGGCAAGTTTAGATTGTTCAAGAAAACAAATAGCTCTTGAAGGAAAAGAACTTCTTGATAAAACCATTGAACTTGCAAACTATACAAGAAATGAAGTAAATAAAATTCAAGGCTTATACTGTTTTGGATCAGAAATACTAGGAAACCCTGGTATCTTTGCGTTAGATCCAACAAAATTAACTATAAACTGTAGAGAACTTGGGATTACCGGCTATGAACTAGACAGAATTCTTGCAACAAAATATCATATACAAGTGGAACTTTCAGATCTTTATAACGTATTAGCTGTTGGTTCTTTTGGAGATACTAAAGAAAATTTAGATGCTTTAATTTCTGCTTTAAGAGAAATTTCTCATGAGCATATTGAGAAAAATAATATTAAACCTGATTTTCTTGATATTCCTGAAATACCAGAGATGAAAGTTAATCCTAGAGTTGCTTTTAATGCAAATAAAAAGAGTTTGCTTATGGAAAATTCTATAGGTGAAATAAGTGGAGAATTCCTTATGGCATATCCACCTGGAATACCAGTTTTATGTCCAGGAGAAATAATAACACCTGAGATAGTAAATTATGTTAAGGATCTTAAAAGAGCTGGACTTTATGTTCAAGGAACTGAGGATCCTAATGTAGAATATATAAATGTTTTAATTGATTAA
- a CDS encoding 50S ribosomal protein L25 gives MELKQREKLHNNANKIRRMGNVPGIVYGRAIQNFMFEVSELELNEEIFKHGEHGFLETNFNGQTHKTIIKEVQRDPVTRKIIHIDLEELKGNNEISSYVPIQFTGEDLVTKSGAVVQKEKKSVKVKCTPENLPKAIYFDISHGGIGSVYKLSDVEVGEEISILEDLNTVIAAISYERKTVSLDMELKEEEIREKRE, from the coding sequence ATGGAACTTAAACAGAGAGAAAAACTTCACAATAATGCGAATAAAATAAGAAGGATGGGAAATGTACCTGGAATTGTATATGGAAGAGCAATTCAAAACTTCATGTTTGAAGTATCAGAATTGGAGTTAAATGAAGAGATATTTAAACATGGTGAGCATGGTTTTCTAGAAACTAATTTTAATGGGCAAACACATAAAACAATCATCAAAGAAGTCCAAAGAGACCCAGTTACAAGAAAAATAATTCATATTGATTTAGAAGAATTAAAAGGAAACAATGAAATTTCTTCCTATGTACCTATTCAATTTACTGGAGAAGACTTAGTAACTAAGTCGGGAGCAGTAGTACAAAAAGAGAAAAAATCCGTTAAAGTTAAATGTACTCCAGAAAATTTACCTAAAGCAATATACTTTGATATTTCACACGGTGGAATTGGCTCTGTATATAAACTTAGTGATGTAGAAGTTGGAGAGGAAATATCAATACTTGAGGATCTTAATACAGTTATTGCAGCAATAAGCTATGAACGTAAAACTGTATCTTTAGATATGGAGTTAAAGGAAGAAGAAATTAGAGAAAAAAGAGAATGA
- a CDS encoding phospho-sugar mutase codes for MDYKVRYREWLDSSIIGEEVKNELKEISDDKEIEDRFYKELEFGTGGLRGIIGFGSNRMNIYTVGKATQGFAEYINSEYNDRTTSVAIAYDSRNMSKEFAKAAALTLCGNGIKVFLFESLEPTPVLSFAVRHLKCIGGIVITASHNPKQYNGYKVYGPDGGQVTDNDAANILKYVNEIESFDRIKTIDEKEAVEKELLNYIGEDVVKAYIDAVKESTIRKELVKEKAKDLKIIYTPIHGSGNIPVRRVLRELGYENVSVVKEQELPDGNFPTAPYPNPEDPKVFKLALEMAKTSEPDIIFGTDPDCDRIGVVVKNSLGEYKVLTGNQTGMLLTHYILSSLKERNELPGNGVIIKTIVTTESAKNITKSFDIELINVLTGFKYIGEKMTEFEKDDSKKYLFGFEESYGYLAGNHARDKDAVVAAMLIAEMTLYYKEKGMSLYDALIALYEEYGYFLESLVSFELTGKEGQEKIAKCIERLRETDFEELNGVKLSLKEDYKLGIQKDLVNKIQNTIDLPKSNVLKFIFEDESWFVVRPSGTEPKMKLYVAVKGSSIEDSENKINEFKASLTKLIEDNLN; via the coding sequence ATGGATTATAAAGTAAGGTATAGGGAATGGCTAGACTCTAGTATAATTGGAGAAGAAGTTAAAAATGAACTAAAAGAGATAAGCGATGATAAAGAAATTGAAGATCGCTTCTATAAGGAATTAGAATTCGGAACTGGTGGTCTTAGAGGTATAATAGGATTCGGAAGTAATAGAATGAATATATATACCGTAGGTAAGGCAACACAAGGTTTTGCAGAATATATAAATAGTGAATATAATGATAGAACTACATCAGTAGCAATAGCCTATGACTCAAGAAATATGTCCAAGGAATTTGCTAAGGCCGCAGCATTAACTTTATGTGGAAATGGGATAAAAGTATTTTTATTTGAATCTCTAGAGCCAACTCCTGTATTATCATTTGCAGTGAGACACTTAAAATGTATAGGTGGAATTGTTATTACAGCATCACACAATCCAAAGCAATACAATGGTTATAAGGTATATGGACCTGATGGAGGACAAGTTACAGATAATGATGCTGCCAATATATTAAAGTATGTTAACGAGATAGAGTCATTTGATAGAATAAAGACTATAGATGAGAAGGAAGCAGTAGAGAAAGAGCTTCTTAATTATATAGGTGAAGATGTTGTTAAGGCATACATTGATGCCGTAAAAGAATCAACTATAAGAAAAGAATTAGTAAAAGAAAAAGCTAAAGATTTAAAAATAATCTATACGCCGATACATGGTTCAGGAAATATTCCTGTAAGAAGAGTACTAAGAGAATTAGGGTATGAAAATGTTAGCGTTGTTAAAGAACAGGAATTGCCAGATGGAAATTTCCCAACTGCACCATACCCAAATCCAGAAGATCCAAAAGTATTTAAACTTGCATTAGAAATGGCAAAAACCTCAGAGCCAGATATAATATTCGGAACTGACCCAGATTGTGATAGAATAGGTGTAGTAGTTAAAAATAGCTTAGGAGAATATAAAGTTTTAACAGGAAATCAAACTGGAATGTTATTGACACATTATATTCTAAGTTCATTAAAGGAAAGAAATGAGCTTCCAGGTAACGGAGTAATAATAAAGACTATAGTAACTACTGAGTCAGCTAAAAACATAACTAAGAGTTTTGATATTGAATTAATTAATGTACTAACAGGCTTCAAATACATCGGGGAAAAGATGACTGAATTTGAAAAAGATGATAGTAAAAAATATTTATTTGGGTTTGAAGAAAGTTATGGATATTTAGCTGGAAATCATGCAAGAGATAAGGATGCAGTTGTAGCAGCAATGCTTATTGCTGAAATGACATTATATTATAAAGAAAAAGGAATGAGTTTATATGATGCACTAATAGCATTATATGAAGAGTATGGATATTTCTTAGAATCTTTAGTTTCATTTGAACTTACCGGAAAAGAAGGGCAAGAAAAGATAGCTAAATGCATCGAAAGATTAAGAGAAACTGATTTCGAAGAACTTAATGGAGTTAAATTAAGCTTAAAAGAAGATTATAAATTAGGAATTCAAAAAGATTTAGTTAATAAAATTCAGAATACTATTGATTTACCTAAATCAAATGTATTAAAATTTATATTCGAGGATGAATCATGGTTTGTTGTAAGACCTTCAGGAACAGAGCCTAAAATGAAGTTGTATGTTGCAGTAAAAGGTAGTTCTATAGAGGATTCAGAGAATAAGATTAATGAATTTAAAGCTTCTCTAACAAAGCTTATTGAAGATAATTTAAACTAA
- a CDS encoding WecB/TagA/CpsF family glycosyltransferase, producing MFVEILGFKIYKKKKSQILEHIDSYPKVNIISGNPEVLFNGLKNEFLYKNFHEETTLIIPDGVGTVIASKMVKDPVEEKIAGIELMHDIISKCEKDGKGIYLLGAKEEVLNECCNNLQLSFPGIKITGRHNGYFDIYNCEDIISDIKKGNPYAIFIAMGCPKQEEFIAKYMNELPCKIYMGVGGSFDVIAGNTKRAPKWMIKLGLEWLYRVSKEPWRIKRLGSIPKFLWMVLMNKGKVNS from the coding sequence ATGTTTGTAGAAATATTAGGATTTAAAATATATAAAAAAAAGAAGAGTCAGATTTTAGAGCATATTGATAGTTATCCAAAGGTTAACATAATTTCAGGTAATCCAGAAGTTCTATTTAACGGATTAAAAAATGAATTTCTTTATAAAAATTTTCATGAAGAGACAACCTTAATAATTCCCGATGGAGTTGGAACAGTAATTGCATCTAAAATGGTTAAGGATCCTGTAGAAGAAAAAATAGCAGGAATTGAACTTATGCATGATATAATCAGTAAATGTGAGAAAGACGGTAAAGGAATTTATTTATTAGGTGCTAAAGAAGAAGTCTTAAATGAGTGTTGTAATAATTTGCAGTTAAGTTTTCCAGGAATAAAAATAACTGGTAGACATAATGGATATTTTGATATATATAATTGTGAAGATATAATTTCTGATATTAAAAAAGGTAATCCTTATGCAATTTTTATTGCAATGGGATGCCCGAAACAAGAAGAATTTATTGCAAAGTATATGAATGAGCTACCTTGTAAGATTTATATGGGAGTAGGTGGCAGTTTTGATGTTATAGCTGGAAATACTAAAAGAGCTCCAAAATGGATGATTAAACTTGGATTAGAATGGCTATATAGGGTATCGAAAGAGCCTTGGAGAATAAAAAGACTTGGTTCAATACCTAAATTTCTTTGGATGGTTCTTATGAACAAAGGCAAGGTGAATTCATGA